The window CGGTCGCCGCCTTGCTCACCCTGATCGGCTACTCGCTGAACGACTCCATCATCGTGTCCGACCGTATCCGCGAGAACCTGCGGGAGATGCGCGGGCGGCCCTACCGCGAGATCGTGAACACGTCGATCAACCAGACGCTCTCGCGCACGGTGATGACTTCCGTGAGCACCATGCTGCCGCTCGTCAGCCTGCTCGTCTTCGGCGGCCCGGTGCTGCGGGATTTCAGCCTGATCCTCCTGATCGGCATCCTGGTGGGCACGTACTCGTCGATCTATATCGTCGCGCCCATGGTGGTGTTCCTGGAGGAATGGAAGGACAAGCGCAAGGGGGGCTCGCAGGCGGCGAAGGCGTAGGGGAAGCAGTCAGCGTTCAGCAATCAGGAACAGGGGGCGGCTTCCAGGTGGGGGCCGCCTCCTCGCCTGTCTGTGTCGGTGCCCCCGCCCAGTTCAGTGATTGGCGTAGCTTGGTGGCATGACCGACACCGCCACGAAGAAGAAGCTGAACTGGAACAGCCATCAGGTGACCCAGGGCGACGAGCGCGCCCCCAACCGGGCGATGCTGCGGGCGGTCGGCTTTCAGGACGGCGATTTCGACAAGGCGATCATCGGCGTGGCGCACGCGCAGAGCAACATCACGCCCTGCAACAACGGGCTGGGGGAACTTGCCGGGCATATCACCGGGGCGATCCACGAGGGCGGCGCCATGCCGCAGATTTACGGCACGATCACGGTGTCCGACGGCATCAGCATGGGCACCGAGGGGATGAAGTGCTCGCTGGTGAGCCGCGAGGTCATCGCCGACTCCATCGAGACGGTCAGCCGCGGCCAGTCGCACGACGGCGTGATCGTGGTGGGCGGCTGCGACAAGAACATGCCGGGGGCGATGATCGGCATCGCGCGGCTGAACATCCCCGCGGTCTTCGTGTACGGCGGGACGATCAAGCCCGGCCACTACAACGGCAAGGACCTCACCATCGTCTCGGTATTCGAGGCGGTCGGGGCCTACGGGGCGGGCAAGCTGAGCCGCGAGGACTTCGAGCAGATCGAGAAGCGGGCCTGCCCCGGCAACGGCTCGTGCGGCGGGATGTACACGGCGAACACGATGTCCTCGGCCTTCGAGGCGATGGGGATGAGCCTTCCCTATTCCTCCACGATGAGCGCCGTGGACGCCGAGAAGGCCGTTTCCGCCGCTGATTCGGCCCGCGCCCTGCTCGGGCTGATCGAGCGCGACGTGCGGCCCCTGGACATCCTGACGAGGGAGGCGTTCGAGAACGCGATCACGGTCGTCATGGCGGTGGGCGGCTCCACGAACGCCGTGCTGCACCTCATGGCGATTGCCCACGCCTGCGACGTGCCGCTCACGCTGGAGGACTTCGAGCGCATCCGCGAGCGCACGCCGGTCTTCTGCGACCTCAAGCCCAGCGGGAAGTACGTGGCGACCGACCTGCACGCGGTGGGCGGCATCCCGCGCGTGATGAAGATGCTGCTGAAGGCGGGGCTGCTGCACGGCGACTGCCTCACCGTGACCGGGAAGACGGTGGCCGAGAACCTGGCGGACGTGCCGGACGAGCCCGACCCCGGGCAAGACGTGATCCTCCCCTACGACCAGCCGCTCTACGAGCAGGGGCACCTCGCCATCCTGCGGGGGAACCTCGCGCCGGAGGGCTCGGTCGCCAAGATCAGCGGCCTGCGGCACATCAAGATCACCGGCCCCGCCCGCGTCTTCGATTCGGAGGAGGAGTGCATGGCGGCGATCATGGGGGACCAGATCAGGGCCGGGGACGTGCTGGTGATCCGCTACGAGGGCCCCAAGGGCGGCCCCGGCATGCGCGAGATGCTCTCGCCCACGAGCGCGATCATCGGCAAGGGGCTGGGGGACAGCGTGGGGCTCATTACCGACGGGCGCTTCAGCGGCGGCACGTATGGCCTCGTCGTGGGGCACGTGGCGCCCGAGGCTTACGTGGGCGGTCCCATCGCCCTGGTGCAGGAGGGCGACACCATCGAGCTGAACGCCGAGACCTGCGAGCTGACGCTGCATGTGGACGAGGCGGAGCTGGAGCGGCGACGGGCGGCGTGGGTCGCGCCGGAACCGAGATATAAGCGCGGCGTGCTGGCGAAATACGCGCGGTTGGTGAGCAGCGCGGCGCGGGGGGCGGTGACGGACTGATACGGTTTCCGTCCAATCCGTTATCGAAGCGGGAAAGCGCCGCTTCGATAACTCCTTTCCCGGCAACCGTTTTGTTCCTGCTCGCTCCGCTCGGGTTGAACAGTTTTTGTAACTGCTGGGCCGGAATCCGTATGAGGCCCGGCTGCCCGGCAATAGGCGATTGGCAGACCGCACCCACTCCCCGGAAAGCGTACCCTGAGGGATGAACTTACAAGACATCGCCGTTCGCAGTGAGTGGCGCGAGCTGGTCACCCCGGGGCTGCGGAGTGCCCTGGAACGGCTGGAAGCCCAGGGCGTGGAATTCTTCTGGACGCATGGGGGCAGTCTCCCCCCCGGCACCTACCTCTTCAACGCGAAAAAGGACGATGTCCGGCTGGCCTCACACGACGGCTCCGAGATGCCCCGCCAGGCGATCAGCGAGGTCATCCTGGAAGCGATGACGGCGCGGGGAATCCTGCCGCGGCAGGAGTCGGTGTTTCCCGCCCGCACCCGTCACCGGGGCCGCCCCCAGCCTGCCCCGGGCCGATGATGGTCGGCTCCCCCTCTCCGCGCCGGGAAGGAACGCAGCGATGGACAGCATGATCTACGCTTCGGTGCGGCAGGTGAGCTCGACCTGGTACTACATCGCCCTGACGCAGAGGCGGTCGCACGAGGACGCGCTGAACGTGGGCATGATGCAGGCGGAACTCTACCTGAGCGATCTGGGCCTGGTGGACGCGGCGGCGGCCCCCTATCTGGAGGGCGCGCGGAAAGCCATCGCCGGAGTCATGCAGGGACGACTCCAGAATTAACGCCGGTGGTGGACGCCGCGCGAAAAGCCGCGGGTTCCGCTTCACTCGGGAGGCAGCGGACCGGGACGCCGCGCTGCTGTCCCCCCGTGGGCTGCCCCCCCGGCAACGGAGGTCATGATGTCACCGCCCCGAACACTCACGCTGCGCTGGATGCCCGGAAGCAATGACCGCGTCCACTTCGAGAAGGGTGGCCGCACGTTCACCGTGCTGCTCAAGGATGTCCAACGCGCCGATTCGCACAGCCTCAATCCGCTGTACCTCAGCGGCAGGGTGACCCTGAGCATCACCCGGGTTCATCTGTCGGACCTGATGGGTCCCCTGCGCCAGCACGTGACTTCCAGGGCCGAGGGCACAGCCAAGGGCGCCTGGGTGGACGAGGGTGGCCTGGCTGCGGATGAGCCGGAGGACGAGCCGTCCGGGGAGCCCGGGTAGCCACCGGCCACGGGAGGAACAGGAAAGAGGAGCCTTGCGGGGCTCCTCGCTCTGCTCCGCTGTCCGGTGAGGGTCTACTCGCGGGGCGGAAAGGAAAGATGGCCCTCGAACTGCCACTCGCTGAACTTTCTGGGCTTCTTCTCGGTCAGGGTGCCGAGCATGGGGCCGTGCTGGGTCAGCACGTGAACCACGCAGCAGCCCCCGCCCACGTCACAGGCCGACCGCAGGGCCTGAATGTCGAGGTCGAGGGTGGCGCTCTGCCGCGCTCGGGGCTCGGCGAAGATGGTCAGCCGTTTGTTCTGCGCGACTTGGTATTTTCCCTGCAAGGTCAGCATACGGCCAGCGTATCCCAAAAGGCGGCGGGCAATAGTTCTGGGGCGGCCGCGGGCCGCGC is drawn from Deinococcus aerius and contains these coding sequences:
- the ilvD gene encoding dihydroxy-acid dehydratase; the encoded protein is MTDTATKKKLNWNSHQVTQGDERAPNRAMLRAVGFQDGDFDKAIIGVAHAQSNITPCNNGLGELAGHITGAIHEGGAMPQIYGTITVSDGISMGTEGMKCSLVSREVIADSIETVSRGQSHDGVIVVGGCDKNMPGAMIGIARLNIPAVFVYGGTIKPGHYNGKDLTIVSVFEAVGAYGAGKLSREDFEQIEKRACPGNGSCGGMYTANTMSSAFEAMGMSLPYSSTMSAVDAEKAVSAADSARALLGLIERDVRPLDILTREAFENAITVVMAVGGSTNAVLHLMAIAHACDVPLTLEDFERIRERTPVFCDLKPSGKYVATDLHAVGGIPRVMKMLLKAGLLHGDCLTVTGKTVAENLADVPDEPDPGQDVILPYDQPLYEQGHLAILRGNLAPEGSVAKISGLRHIKITGPARVFDSEEECMAAIMGDQIRAGDVLVIRYEGPKGGPGMREMLSPTSAIIGKGLGDSVGLITDGRFSGGTYGLVVGHVAPEAYVGGPIALVQEGDTIELNAETCELTLHVDEAELERRRAAWVAPEPRYKRGVLAKYARLVSSAARGAVTD